Genomic window (Salinibacterium sp. M195):
TTCCCGGGGCCCCAAACGATCGTGAGCGGTGCGGCAATCAGGCTGAGGGCGATGATGATCCCCGAGAGGCGCGCGCCGAGGCGGTGGGGGAGGCCGCGCACCCCGGTTGCGCTGTCATCGTCAAGGTCGGGCAACACGTTGCTGAAATGGGCGGCTACTCCCAGCAGTGCGCCAGCGAACAGCGCCCACCAGCGAGCAAGTTCGGGAGGGTCGGCGGCCAACGTGACTATTGCCGGCAGCGAACCAAAACCAACGATGTACGGAACTACCGATGCGGCGGTCGACTTGAGCCCCAGGTTGTAGAGCCAGCCGCTGGCGAGGAAAACTGCGTGGGCGACCGCGGGGAGCGGTCCGAGCAGAGCGGAAAGGGCGACCGACGTTGCCGCTAGGGTGATTGCCACTCCAGCAACCACAGCGGACGAAATTTCTCCACTGGCGATGGGCTTGTCGAACCGTCGGTTGTGGCGATCGCGTGCGGCATCCAACCAATCATTTGACAGCCCGATCGAGAGTTGGTTGCAGAGGATCATCAGAGTCACGACGGCGACTCGCCAGGGTTCGAGGCCAACACCCGCGGCAAGAACGGCGGCAATAAGAGAAACAACAACTGTCGGTCCGGGGTGAGACGACCGCAGAAGAGCGTGAACCATCCCGCAAGAGTAACGCGCCACGGTGCTGACATCGCAGACTCTCAGCCGCTGTGACCTATGTTAATCACGTGAATGAAGTTTTTGATGCCTCGGTGCTTGCCAGAAGGCTCCCCGGCACGTGGAGTGTCGTCGCTACCAATTTTCCGATGTGGCTTGATGGCACGCGTCACGACCCAGAATTTACCTATGACACTGTCGCGGGTGAAGAACTCACCTTGTCCGACACCGTGAGTTACACCACAAAAGCAGGCGAGCCCAAAACGATCGTGGGAACCGACCGATTGCGTGGTGACGAGTTCGTCTGGCGCGGTCAAGGCTGGCTCAAAGTGTTGACCAGTCGCTGGCACGTTGTCGGAGCAAACGACACCTTCAGCATTATCGTTATCCGCTTTGCCCGCTCTCGCCTTACCCCTGCCGGTATCGATGTTCTGGTGCGCAAAGACGCAACGGAGCCCGCCGTACGCTCAACCGTCGCTCACGCCACCGAGCAGTTCGGCATCACCGCCGAAGATCTTGCATCGCTCACTTGGCTTTAGAGAGCCAGAGCAACAGCGCCGTCTGATCCGAGTACGATCGCAGGATGGCTAGAGCGCGGCGACTCCTCTCCCGAGCGGGAGTGGTTGTGCTTGTGGCGACATTGCTGGGGTGCAACGCTGCCTCACCTCGCCAAGTCGTTCCCGCGCCGACCTTTGTGCCCCGCGCGGCCGCGCCGACGATCGACCCTGCCGACCGCTACGCGCAGGAGCGTCTCGCGAGTATGTCACTCTCCCAAAAGGTGATGAGCATGCTCATGGTGCACGTTCCGGGCACGCAACCGGGTGCCACTGTTCCTGCTGCCTATACCGGCGTCGGCGGATTTATTCTGATGGGCGACAACATCCCCGATTCGCTCGCTCAGTTGAGAGCTGAAACCGCGGCGCTGAGCCCGGAAGCTGGCTTGCCTGTTTTGGTCGCTACCGATCAGGAAGGGGGAATCGTTCGTCGAGTGCCCACTGACGATGCGCTCTCGGCAAGCGAGCTTCGTTCGCAAGCCCCTCAAGCGACATTCGACGCTTTCGCTCAGCGTGGCGCACTCTTGGAATCAGTCGGCATCTCCGTGAACTTTGGGGTTGTCGCTGACGTTGCCAGCGATCCGTCGAGTTTCATTTTTGAGCGGTCGTTCGGCTCGACGGGGGCAGATGCGGCGGCACGAGTAGCTCAAGCGGTCGCCGGTGAGTCACAAGTATTGTCTACGCTCAAACACTTCCCTGGTCACGGTGCAGCGCCGGGCGATTCACACTCAAGTATCCCCACAACAGCGGTAACTCTGAGCGAGTGGAATACCACCCACGCACTGCCCTTCGAAGCGGGAATCACTGCGGGTGCGCCGATCGTCATGTTCGGGCATCTCGCGTTTACGGCGATCGATCCTGAACCGGCCACGTTCTCGGCGAAGTGGCACGAAATTTTGAGGGATGACCTTGGTTTCGACGGAATAGTCATTACCGACGACATGGGCATGCTCGAGCGCTCGGGTGTGCCCGAGTATTCCGCGCAGGTCGCGAACGCGGTGCGCGCCATAAAGGCCGGAAATACGATGCTGCTCTATGTCGGGGAGGTCGATGTTGAGGGGATCGTCGCTGCCGTCCGCGCTGCCGTCGACGCCGGCGAGCTCGACGAATCAACGATCGACGACGCAGCGCTCAAACTGTTGAGCCTCCGCCGCGCGTTGTCCGGGGAGACTGGACGGTTCGTTCACTGTTCTGAAGAGTGCGTAGCGCTCGCGCGCTAGCTCGGTCGAGCCCGTGGGCCGCTGGGGCGTGACGTCGCGACGTCTAGCCGTTGTCGGACGC
Coding sequences:
- a CDS encoding UbiA family prenyltransferase, whose protein sequence is MVHALLRSSHPGPTVVVSLIAAVLAAGVGLEPWRVAVVTLMILCNQLSIGLSNDWLDAARDRHNRRFDKPIASGEISSAVVAGVAITLAATSVALSALLGPLPAVAHAVFLASGWLYNLGLKSTAASVVPYIVGFGSLPAIVTLAADPPELARWWALFAGALLGVAAHFSNVLPDLDDDSATGVRGLPHRLGARLSGIIIALSLIAAPLTIVWGPGNDIGAISLVGLAITFVLAGASIVLVIRNSMKRLLFRITIAAALVSVALLLLSAPQLA
- a CDS encoding glycoside hydrolase family 3 N-terminal domain-containing protein, encoding MARARRLLSRAGVVVLVATLLGCNAASPRQVVPAPTFVPRAAAPTIDPADRYAQERLASMSLSQKVMSMLMVHVPGTQPGATVPAAYTGVGGFILMGDNIPDSLAQLRAETAALSPEAGLPVLVATDQEGGIVRRVPTDDALSASELRSQAPQATFDAFAQRGALLESVGISVNFGVVADVASDPSSFIFERSFGSTGADAAARVAQAVAGESQVLSTLKHFPGHGAAPGDSHSSIPTTAVTLSEWNTTHALPFEAGITAGAPIVMFGHLAFTAIDPEPATFSAKWHEILRDDLGFDGIVITDDMGMLERSGVPEYSAQVANAVRAIKAGNTMLLYVGEVDVEGIVAAVRAAVDAGELDESTIDDAALKLLSLRRALSGETGRFVHCSEECVALAR